In Rutidosis leptorrhynchoides isolate AG116_Rl617_1_P2 chromosome 2, CSIRO_AGI_Rlap_v1, whole genome shotgun sequence, one genomic interval encodes:
- the LOC139888287 gene encoding uncharacterized protein, which translates to MLSILLEEIGCPTLSNRSDSWLCSINNEGAFTVKDTRVHMDSILTSTSTTSTLWFKFLPRKVNVFLWRFRLDCLPVRWNLSAKGIYIDSVVCPSCDNGVETSKHIFFECILATEIWRKIRIWLNCGLPPLDSWDSFISWLEGVRLQASSKNRIIAVVVTSLWALWRFRNGLVFHDSFCSRSNLFDVIRLVAFRWLKNRSHCVSNWNTWFSIPL; encoded by the coding sequence ATGTTATCTATTTTACTTGAGGAGATAGGCTGTCCAACGTTGTCTAATAGATCTGATTCGTGGCTATGTTCGATTAATAATGAAGGCGCATTCACTGTTAAAGATACGAGAGTTCATATGGATAGTATTCTAACTTCGACTTCAACTACTAGCACTTTATGGTTTAAGTTTTTGCCTCGCAAAGTTAATGTTTTTCTTTGGCGCTTTCGGCTCGATTGTCTTCCTGTTCGTTGGAATCTTTCCGCTAAGGGGATATATATTGATTCGGTCGTTTGTCCTTCTTGTGATAACGGGGTAGAGACGTCCAAGCATATTTTCTTTGAGTGTATTCTTGCTACAGAGATTTGGCGTAAGATTCGTATTTGGCTTAATTGTGGTCTTCCTCCGTTAGATTCTTGGGATTCTTTTATTTCTTGGTTGGAAGGTGTTCGATTACAAGCCTCTTCAAAGAATCGGATCATTGCGGTGGTGGTGACAAGTTTATGGGCTCTGTGGCGTTTTCGTAATGGTCTAGTTTTTCATGATTCGTTTTGTAGTAGAAGTAATTTATTTGATGTAATTAGACTAGTTGCTTTTCGTTGGTTGAAAAATAGAAGTCATTGTGTTTCTAATTGGAACACATGGTTTTCTATTCCTTTGTAA